Proteins encoded together in one Chiloscyllium plagiosum isolate BGI_BamShark_2017 chromosome 3, ASM401019v2, whole genome shotgun sequence window:
- the LOC122542629 gene encoding interferon-induced, double-stranded RNA-activated protein kinase-like, producing the protein MELYEKNLKEWILEYQKNESTQNGVIMNIIHQLLDGVIYIHQNKMIHRDLKPANIFLKGEIIKIGDFGLVTTMNEQESLTRHVGTPLYMSPEQLSGEDYNHKVDIYALGLIFFELLFMCHGTAMEKSKIWNDVRKGSFPSCCLKDPEVKISIIQKMLSQAASERPEANEVKENLEL; encoded by the exons ATGGAGCTGTACGAGAAGAACTTGAAAGAATGGATACTGGAATATCAAAAGAATGAATCCACTCAGAATGGAGTTATTATGAACATTATTCATCAACTATTGGATGGAGTTATCTACATTCATCAGAACAAAATGATTCATCGGGACCTGAAG CCAGCAAATATCTTCCTTAAAGGAGAGATCATAAAGATTGGTGACTTTGGTCTTGTTACAACGATGAATGAGCAGGAATCACTGACCAGACACGTTGGGACACCTTTATACATGAgtccagaacag CTTTCAGGCGAGGACTATAACCACAAAGTCGACATCTATGCACTGGGGCTGATATTCTTTGAGCTTCTGTTCATGTGCCATGGGACTGCAATGGAAAAAAGCAAG ATTTGGAATGATGTCAGAAAGGGAAGCTTCCCTTCATGCTGTCTGAAGGACCCTGAAGTCAAG ATTTCGATAATCCAAAAAATGCTCTCTCAGGCTGCGAGTGAGAGACCAGAAGCAAATGAAGTCAAGGAGAATCTGGAACTTTGA